Proteins found in one Saccharopolyspora phatthalungensis genomic segment:
- the asnB gene encoding asparagine synthase (glutamine-hydrolyzing), with protein MCGITGWVSYDSDLTQRRDILDEMTATLSDRGPDAAGTRVRPRAALGHRRLAVIDLPGGTQPMDSADGQVTLVYSGEVYNFTELRTELSGRGHRFRTGSDTEVVLAGYLEWGEAVAERLNGIFAFAVWDDRSQRLLLVRDRLGVKPLYYQLTRDGVLFGSEPKAILANPLARREVGLDCLHELLGQTKAPGWALWEDMREVEPGTVLMVSATGSRTWTYWRLETIEHTDDLDTTVATVRELLTDTVRRQLVAHVPQGVLLSGGLDSSALTGLAAEVLPRPRTFSVDFSGQEQEFRPDELRATADAGFVREVAAWVGSDHRAVVLDARQLTDPSLRRAVVGAWDIPLGLGDINTSLYLLFRAIRAESTVALSGESADEVFGGYPWFHHDAAVSADTFPWLAFSHAINTDRTAVLRKDLRDRLDIEGYVADQYSAAISAVDHLDGEDGLERRMRVICHLHLTRLVRALLDRKDRMSMATGLEVRVPFCDHRLVEYVYNTPWSMKNFDGREKSLLRAATRHLLPDSVVNRVKSPYPTVQDTSYVTALQRQVADVLAGDSGAFALVDAEWARRAVALDAAAVTGPVRQGMERVLDIHHWVDIHRPVFTF; from the coding sequence ATGTGCGGCATCACCGGCTGGGTCTCCTACGACTCGGACCTCACCCAGCGGCGCGACATTCTCGACGAGATGACCGCGACCCTGTCCGACCGCGGCCCCGACGCCGCCGGCACCCGGGTGCGGCCTCGGGCCGCGCTGGGGCACCGCAGACTCGCCGTGATCGACCTGCCAGGCGGTACGCAGCCGATGGACTCGGCCGACGGCCAGGTGACGCTGGTCTACAGCGGCGAGGTCTACAACTTCACCGAGCTCCGGACGGAGTTGAGCGGCCGGGGGCACCGGTTTCGCACCGGCAGCGACACCGAGGTCGTGCTCGCCGGCTACCTGGAGTGGGGCGAGGCGGTCGCGGAGCGGCTCAACGGCATTTTCGCGTTCGCCGTGTGGGACGACCGCTCGCAGCGGCTCCTGCTGGTGCGCGACCGGCTGGGCGTCAAGCCCCTGTACTACCAGCTGACCCGCGACGGCGTGCTGTTCGGCTCGGAGCCCAAAGCGATCCTGGCCAACCCGCTCGCGCGCCGGGAGGTCGGCCTGGACTGCCTGCACGAGCTGTTGGGGCAGACCAAGGCCCCCGGCTGGGCGTTATGGGAAGACATGCGCGAGGTCGAACCGGGCACGGTGCTGATGGTGTCGGCCACGGGATCGCGGACGTGGACGTACTGGCGACTGGAGACCATCGAGCACACCGACGACCTGGACACCACCGTGGCGACGGTGCGCGAGTTGCTCACCGATACCGTGCGACGGCAGCTGGTCGCCCACGTACCGCAGGGCGTGCTGTTGTCCGGGGGTCTGGATTCGAGCGCTCTGACCGGGCTGGCCGCCGAGGTCCTGCCGCGGCCGCGCACGTTCTCGGTCGATTTCTCCGGCCAGGAACAGGAATTCCGTCCCGACGAGCTGCGGGCCACGGCCGACGCCGGGTTCGTCCGAGAGGTCGCCGCGTGGGTCGGCTCGGACCACCGAGCCGTCGTGCTCGATGCCCGCCAGCTCACCGATCCGTCGCTGCGCCGTGCCGTGGTGGGGGCCTGGGACATCCCCCTTGGGCTCGGCGACATCAACACCTCGCTTTATCTGCTGTTCCGCGCGATCCGCGCCGAATCGACGGTCGCGCTGTCCGGCGAGTCCGCCGACGAAGTGTTCGGCGGCTACCCGTGGTTCCACCACGACGCCGCTGTTTCGGCGGATACGTTCCCCTGGCTGGCTTTCTCTCACGCCATCAACACCGACCGCACCGCGGTACTGCGCAAAGACCTGCGCGATCGACTCGACATCGAAGGCTACGTCGCCGACCAGTACTCGGCGGCCATCTCGGCGGTCGACCACCTCGACGGCGAAGACGGGTTGGAGCGGCGCATGCGGGTGATTTGCCATCTGCACCTGACTCGCCTGGTGCGCGCGTTGCTGGACCGCAAAGACCGCATGTCCATGGCGACAGGGCTGGAGGTGCGGGTGCCGTTCTGCGATCACCGGCTCGTCGAATACGTCTACAACACCCCGTGGTCGATGAAGAACTTCGACGGCCGCGAGAAAAGCCTGCTACGGGCGGCGACCCGGCATCTGCTGCCGGATTCCGTGGTGAACCGGGTGAAGAGCCCGTACCCCACCGTGCAGGACACCAGCTATGTGACGGCGTTGCAGCGGCAGGTCGCGGACGTGCTCGCGGGGGATTCCGGCGCGTTCGCGCTAGTGGACGCCGAATGGGCGCGTAGGGCCGTGGCGTTGGACGCCGCAGCCGTAACGGGACCGGTGCGACAAGGCATGGAGCGGGTGCTCGACATCCACCACTGGGTGGACATCCACCGCCCGGTATTCACCTTCTGA
- a CDS encoding cytochrome P450 family protein — protein MSDLTSTPRLDEEYLQNPHELAARLRAEGPARPVLMPDGVRVWLVTGHADARALLTDPRLSSDGVYDRLEHARALAEGKKIEFSRSLAAHLLNVDPPDHTRLRKLVNKAFTSRTIARLRPRIEEITTELLDAMPVGESVDLLAEFALPLPIRVICELMGIPAEDRERFAGWSGEMVSTAAAEEVGAASAAMAGYLAELVESKRANPAEDLLSALVHASDNGDQLAVPELIAMTFVLLIGGYETTVNLIGNGVLSLLRAPDQLAALRADPGLLPNAVEEFLRFETPNNMASPRYTRQAVRIGDIEIPAGELVLVSLLAGNRDARRFPDPDRLDITRPTGAHLGFGHGIHYCVGAPLGRLEGEIAIGRLLERFSRIELATDPASLRWRSSTQMHGLETLPVRLWHRAPTPEHD, from the coding sequence GTGTCCGATCTGACTTCCACGCCGCGACTGGACGAGGAGTACCTGCAGAACCCGCACGAGCTAGCGGCCCGGCTGCGCGCGGAGGGGCCCGCCCGGCCGGTGCTGATGCCCGATGGCGTGCGCGTGTGGCTGGTCACCGGCCACGCCGACGCGCGGGCGCTGCTGACAGACCCGCGGTTGTCCAGCGACGGCGTCTACGACCGGTTGGAGCACGCCCGCGCGCTGGCCGAGGGCAAGAAGATCGAGTTCTCCCGCTCGCTGGCCGCGCACCTGCTCAACGTCGATCCGCCGGACCACACGCGGCTGCGCAAACTCGTGAACAAGGCGTTCACCAGCCGCACTATCGCCCGACTGCGCCCGCGCATCGAGGAGATCACCACCGAGTTGCTCGATGCGATGCCGGTGGGGGAGTCCGTCGACCTGCTCGCCGAGTTCGCATTGCCGCTGCCGATCCGGGTCATCTGCGAGTTGATGGGCATCCCCGCCGAGGATCGGGAGCGGTTCGCGGGCTGGTCGGGCGAAATGGTCTCCACCGCCGCGGCGGAGGAGGTCGGCGCGGCATCGGCCGCGATGGCCGGATATCTGGCCGAACTCGTCGAGAGCAAGCGGGCGAACCCGGCCGAGGACCTGCTGTCGGCACTGGTGCACGCGTCGGACAACGGCGACCAGCTGGCGGTGCCCGAGTTGATCGCGATGACGTTCGTCCTGCTCATCGGCGGCTACGAGACCACGGTCAACCTCATCGGCAACGGAGTGCTCAGCCTGCTGCGCGCCCCGGACCAGCTGGCCGCACTGCGCGCCGACCCAGGGCTGCTGCCGAACGCGGTAGAAGAGTTCCTGCGGTTCGAGACGCCCAACAACATGGCCTCCCCGCGCTACACCCGCCAGGCCGTGCGCATCGGCGACATCGAAATCCCCGCCGGGGAGCTGGTCTTGGTGTCGTTGCTCGCGGGCAACCGGGACGCGCGCCGGTTCCCGGACCCGGACCGCCTCGACATCACCCGCCCGACCGGCGCACACCTGGGTTTTGGACACGGCATCCACTACTGCGTCGGTGCCCCGCTCGGCCGGCTGGAGGGGGAGATCGCGATCGGGCGGTTGCTCGAACGGTTCTCCCGCATCGAACTCGCCACCGACCCGGCATCGCTGCGCTGGCGTAGCAGCACCCAGATGCACGGGTTGGAGACGCTGCCGGTCCGCCTGTGGCACCGAGCGCCGACGCCCGAACACGACTGA
- a CDS encoding ABC transporter ATP-binding protein has protein sequence MTEGSSTGAVAAVDGLRVEVDGRAVLDGVDLEIAAGEAVGVLGPSGCGKTTLALALLGHLRAGARHGAGQSYVDGNPMLPAPPPGVRGGIVGYLGQDPGAELNPYAKVGAALRLAAGNRRADVAAMLARVRLPAAFAHRYPHQLSGGQQQRVALAIALAREPRLLLLDEPTTALDVVARAEVLAELRRLRASGVAMLWISHDLDTVRNAVDRVMVLDSGRLVPDSPAARRLVAAEIPPPPATSSAEPVLTGNGITARHGTSTVLRGVDLAVRTGECVAVLGMSGAGKSTLARCLAGLQRTASGTVELAGDRLAASVRGRTRAQLAGMQLVPQNPAESLHPRQDVRTALIRPLRTLRRLSRNACAAEVRRLLDAVGLPAALAERLPGELSGGQRQRVALARALAAQPTVLLCDEITSALDPVTQSGVLGLLGDLRAQHGLAVVFITHDPAAAAISDRVLVLAAGRVAAQGPTSELLAHPDQLPVLLTRDRPITEDSCPI, from the coding sequence ATGACGGAAGGAAGTTCCACCGGCGCGGTGGCGGCGGTGGACGGGCTGCGGGTCGAAGTGGACGGCAGGGCGGTGCTCGACGGCGTGGACCTGGAGATCGCCGCCGGCGAGGCCGTCGGCGTGCTCGGGCCATCCGGTTGCGGCAAGACGACCCTTGCGCTGGCGTTGCTTGGGCATCTGCGGGCAGGTGCCCGGCACGGCGCCGGACAGTCCTATGTAGACGGAAACCCGATGCTGCCGGCGCCGCCGCCCGGGGTGCGGGGCGGCATCGTGGGATACCTGGGCCAGGATCCGGGAGCCGAGCTGAACCCGTACGCGAAGGTGGGCGCGGCGCTGCGGCTGGCGGCAGGAAACCGGCGGGCGGACGTGGCCGCGATGCTGGCCCGGGTCCGCCTGCCCGCCGCCTTCGCCCATCGCTACCCGCACCAGCTCTCCGGCGGACAGCAGCAGCGAGTGGCGCTCGCCATCGCGCTGGCCCGCGAACCCCGGTTGTTGCTCCTGGACGAACCGACCACCGCGCTGGACGTCGTCGCCCGAGCCGAGGTACTCGCCGAGTTGCGCCGCCTGCGCGCCAGCGGCGTCGCGATGTTGTGGATCAGCCACGATCTGGACACCGTGCGGAACGCGGTGGATCGGGTGATGGTGCTCGATTCGGGGCGGCTGGTGCCCGACTCGCCCGCGGCGCGTCGGTTGGTGGCGGCCGAGATTCCGCCGCCACCAGCAACGTCGAGCGCAGAGCCGGTGTTGACGGGCAACGGAATCACCGCGCGACACGGCACGAGCACCGTGCTGCGCGGCGTGGATCTCGCGGTGCGGACCGGTGAGTGCGTGGCCGTGCTGGGCATGTCCGGGGCAGGGAAATCGACGCTGGCCCGGTGCCTGGCCGGGCTTCAGCGGACCGCCTCGGGAACGGTGGAACTGGCCGGTGATCGGCTCGCCGCCAGCGTGCGCGGGCGGACCCGGGCGCAGTTGGCCGGGATGCAATTGGTGCCGCAGAACCCCGCCGAATCGCTGCACCCCCGGCAAGACGTCCGAACGGCGCTGATCCGGCCGTTGCGCACTCTGCGCCGCCTGTCCCGCAATGCTTGCGCCGCCGAGGTGCGGCGGCTGCTGGACGCCGTGGGCCTGCCCGCGGCGCTGGCGGAGCGGCTGCCTGGCGAGCTGTCTGGCGGGCAGCGGCAGCGCGTCGCCCTGGCCCGCGCGCTCGCGGCGCAGCCGACTGTTCTGCTGTGCGACGAGATCACCTCGGCGCTCGACCCGGTGACCCAGTCGGGCGTGCTCGGATTGCTCGGTGACCTGCGGGCACAACACGGGCTCGCGGTCGTGTTCATCACCCACGACCCGGCCGCCGCCGCGATCTCCGACCGGGTGCTCGTGCTCGCCGCCGGCCGCGTCGCCGCGCAGGGCCCCACCAGCGAATTGCTCGCCCATCCCGACCAACTGCCGGTGCTGCTGACGCGCGACCGGCCGATCACGGAGGACTCGTGTCCGATCTGA
- a CDS encoding ABC transporter permease subunit, with the protein MRRILFVLGGVFALLLLMGPELAPHSVTAPVGIPFGLPTATSPFGTDQLGRDVLSRLLNGGRPLVLTSLAASLAGGLLGVTLGLVAALAGPERRWLAALVLRPLDALAAVPPILVLLLVLTALPARGGLVLAVMLAGAPLTARVTMAAAAQVTGRAHVEAAVARGESWAWLLGREVLPLIAPTVLSDAGLRFVAAVHLAAAAGFLGLGTSDSDWGLMIVEALPGAVLQPWALAVPIAALAALAVAVNLCSDWLTRRSRVLAG; encoded by the coding sequence ATGAGACGGATTCTTTTCGTGCTGGGCGGCGTGTTCGCCCTGCTGTTGCTGATGGGTCCCGAACTCGCGCCGCACTCGGTCACCGCGCCGGTCGGGATCCCGTTCGGTCTCCCGACCGCGACCAGTCCCTTCGGCACCGACCAACTCGGGCGGGATGTGCTGTCCCGCTTGCTGAACGGAGGACGGCCGCTCGTGCTCACGAGCCTCGCGGCATCCCTGGCGGGCGGGCTGCTCGGCGTGACCTTGGGTTTGGTCGCCGCACTGGCCGGACCGGAGCGACGCTGGCTGGCGGCACTGGTGCTGCGTCCACTGGACGCGCTCGCCGCTGTGCCGCCGATTCTTGTGCTGTTGCTGGTACTCACCGCCCTGCCGGCGCGCGGCGGACTGGTACTCGCGGTGATGCTGGCCGGGGCACCGCTGACCGCGCGCGTCACGATGGCGGCCGCGGCGCAGGTCACCGGCCGGGCGCACGTTGAGGCGGCCGTCGCGCGGGGAGAGAGCTGGGCGTGGCTGCTGGGCCGCGAGGTGCTGCCGCTGATCGCCCCGACCGTGTTGTCCGACGCCGGTCTGCGGTTCGTCGCGGCGGTCCACCTCGCCGCCGCGGCGGGCTTTCTGGGCCTGGGAACCTCGGATTCGGACTGGGGACTGATGATCGTCGAGGCCCTGCCCGGCGCCGTCCTGCAACCTTGGGCGCTCGCCGTGCCGATCGCCGCACTGGCCGCGCTGGCCGTGGCCGTGAATCTGTGCTCGGACTGGCTGACGCGTCGATCGCGGGTGCTGGCCGGATGA
- a CDS encoding ABC transporter permease encodes MIARAATRLVIGVGLLALLSLLVYVGVDLLPGDAATTRLGANATPENIAIARHRLGLDRPVLVRYGDWLAGLVHGDLGRSVTGKPVTEMLSDRVGNSALLAGAALVLLVPVSLGAGLLAASSRWGRFVSAGALVLVSVPEFAVAGVLALLFAVSLRWLPAVSFIPAGDSPLEHPTALVLPVLSLLAVGFSYAVRAIRAATIAAVGSAHVEFLRLNGASSRTVLRAAVLPAVLPVAVQVWLVIGVSLLGGGVLVEKVFGYPGIGELLVASVQSGDLPVVQALVLLLAAMTLVALALADLAVLALTPRLRTWVVSA; translated from the coding sequence GTGATCGCCCGCGCCGCCACGCGGCTGGTCATCGGCGTCGGCCTGCTCGCGCTGCTGTCGTTGTTGGTGTACGTCGGGGTCGACCTGCTGCCCGGCGACGCGGCGACCACCCGGCTCGGGGCGAACGCCACCCCCGAGAACATCGCGATCGCCCGGCATCGCCTCGGTTTGGACCGACCGGTGCTCGTCCGCTACGGCGACTGGCTGGCCGGGCTGGTCCACGGCGATCTGGGCCGCTCGGTCACCGGCAAGCCGGTGACCGAAATGCTGTCCGACCGAGTCGGTAACTCCGCGCTCCTGGCTGGTGCTGCCCTCGTGTTGCTGGTGCCGGTGTCGCTCGGGGCCGGTCTGCTCGCCGCCTCTTCCAGGTGGGGACGATTCGTGTCGGCGGGCGCGCTGGTCCTGGTGTCCGTGCCGGAGTTCGCGGTGGCGGGTGTTCTGGCGCTGCTGTTCGCGGTCTCGTTGCGCTGGCTGCCCGCCGTGTCGTTCATCCCGGCCGGGGACAGCCCCCTGGAACACCCCACGGCGCTGGTGCTGCCGGTGCTGAGCCTGCTCGCCGTCGGATTCTCCTACGCGGTCCGGGCGATTCGCGCCGCCACGATCGCCGCCGTCGGGTCTGCGCACGTGGAGTTCCTCCGGCTCAACGGAGCCTCATCGCGCACCGTGCTGCGCGCCGCCGTGCTGCCCGCGGTGCTGCCGGTCGCCGTGCAGGTGTGGCTGGTGATCGGGGTAAGCCTGCTCGGCGGGGGAGTCCTGGTGGAGAAGGTGTTCGGCTACCCGGGGATCGGGGAGCTGCTGGTGGCATCGGTGCAGTCCGGTGATCTTCCGGTGGTACAGGCCCTGGTGCTCTTGCTGGCCGCGATGACCCTGGTCGCGCTCGCGCTGGCCGACCTCGCCGTGCTGGCGCTGACGCCTCGGTTGCGCACGTGGGTGGTGAGCGCATGA
- a CDS encoding ABC transporter substrate-binding protein: MWLTRRDVLRSARLALGAAGAAALFGACGTSTSGPAPVEDTASRTPKPGGRLRVALTGGGAAEALDPFAGQAPADIVRNDVIYDPLFSLENGQAVPRLALAAEPTADGRSFVLRLREGVTWHDGSPFTAHDVAYSLRYLGAPERPVPSELTQYLDLASVEVRDPATLLVRTLQPLGDPALVLAAFLVKIVKDGTTSFTAVTANGTGPYRVATFEPGREARLTRFNGYWDAPGVADELVLLSLTDPQAKANAVLTGQADYAADIPFTTARIGAADPDLEVRTAGQRNRVGFGFVLNTTIAPFNDPRVRRAVRLAVDRQALVDGVFLGFGAVGNDLFGYGAAQHSGREPLRRDPDEARRLVREAGAGGTPIVIRSAEYEIGFNASTQLLAEQLKEVGLDVRPDIVGVPEFYDPRAVSAANGMAFSLGAFPLPVLYARLAANPALALADPQLNAALAAGLAETDEAARDRAWATVQDVMADRGNTVVWGLADTLSLERKAVAGVQTRGFAKYPYLGRAGLA, from the coding sequence ATGTGGCTCACCCGCCGTGACGTACTGCGTTCCGCTCGACTGGCACTCGGCGCCGCGGGCGCCGCTGCCTTGTTCGGCGCGTGCGGCACGAGTACGTCCGGCCCCGCCCCGGTCGAGGACACCGCGTCCCGCACGCCCAAACCGGGCGGCAGACTGCGGGTGGCGCTCACCGGCGGCGGCGCGGCCGAGGCTCTCGACCCGTTCGCCGGCCAGGCGCCGGCCGACATCGTCCGCAACGACGTGATCTACGATCCGTTGTTCTCGTTGGAAAACGGCCAGGCCGTGCCGAGACTCGCGCTCGCCGCCGAACCGACGGCGGATGGGCGGTCTTTCGTGTTGCGGCTGCGCGAGGGCGTGACCTGGCACGACGGCTCACCGTTCACCGCACACGACGTCGCCTACAGCCTGCGGTACCTGGGCGCGCCCGAACGGCCCGTCCCCAGCGAACTGACCCAGTACCTCGACCTGGCCAGCGTCGAAGTTCGTGACCCGGCCACATTGCTGGTGCGGACGCTCCAGCCGCTCGGTGACCCCGCGCTGGTGCTCGCCGCGTTCCTCGTCAAGATCGTCAAGGACGGCACGACGTCGTTCACCGCCGTCACCGCGAACGGCACCGGCCCCTACCGGGTAGCGACGTTCGAGCCCGGGCGGGAAGCCCGGCTCACCCGGTTCAACGGCTACTGGGACGCTCCGGGCGTCGCGGACGAACTGGTGCTGCTGAGCCTCACCGACCCGCAGGCCAAAGCCAACGCCGTGCTCACCGGGCAGGCCGACTACGCCGCCGACATCCCATTCACCACGGCGCGGATCGGCGCGGCCGACCCCGACCTCGAAGTGCGCACCGCGGGGCAACGCAACAGGGTCGGCTTCGGCTTCGTGCTCAACACCACGATCGCTCCGTTCAACGACCCGAGGGTGCGCCGCGCGGTGCGGCTTGCCGTGGACCGCCAAGCTCTGGTTGATGGCGTGTTCCTCGGATTCGGCGCCGTGGGCAACGACCTTTTCGGCTACGGCGCGGCACAGCACAGCGGCCGTGAGCCGCTGCGGCGCGATCCCGACGAGGCCCGCAGGCTGGTGCGGGAGGCGGGCGCGGGCGGCACGCCGATCGTGATCCGGTCCGCGGAGTACGAGATCGGGTTCAATGCCTCGACCCAGTTGCTGGCCGAGCAGCTCAAGGAGGTCGGGCTGGACGTGCGGCCCGACATCGTGGGCGTGCCTGAGTTCTACGACCCGCGTGCGGTCTCCGCGGCCAACGGCATGGCCTTCTCCCTCGGCGCTTTCCCGTTACCCGTGCTCTACGCGCGACTTGCCGCCAACCCCGCGCTCGCGCTGGCCGACCCCCAGCTCAACGCCGCGCTCGCCGCCGGTCTGGCCGAAACGGACGAGGCAGCCCGGGATCGGGCGTGGGCCACGGTGCAGGATGTGATGGCAGACCGCGGCAACACCGTCGTGTGGGGTCTCGCCGATACGCTCAGCCTGGAGCGCAAGGCGGTCGCGGGCGTCCAGACGCGCGGATTCGCCAAATACCCGTACCTCGGCCGGGCCGGTCTGGCGTGA
- a CDS encoding thioesterase II family protein, with translation MLPRTATGWLRCRTPRTRPRARLVCFPHAGGSASFFGNWPDHLPADVEAHAVQYPGREDRIAEEPPAGLDALAGCVARELAALLDRPIALFGHSMGAVAAYEVARILEQHHGVTPLRLFVSGRHVPGEHRGDEIHRRDDAGLVAELVRVGGAGADVLAASPELWPVFLPAIRDDYRLEETYRHRPGAPLRAPVTALVGEDDQEVTPDEAGRWSHYTSGPFALHVMPGDHFFPAQHTTALLDLMLRELDAQEAPR, from the coding sequence GTGCTGCCACGAACCGCCACGGGCTGGCTGCGGTGCCGGACTCCCCGCACGCGTCCACGCGCACGCCTGGTCTGCTTCCCGCACGCGGGCGGCTCGGCGAGCTTCTTCGGCAACTGGCCCGACCACCTGCCCGCCGATGTCGAGGCGCATGCGGTGCAGTACCCCGGCCGCGAGGACCGGATCGCCGAAGAACCGCCCGCCGGCCTGGACGCGCTGGCCGGATGTGTCGCACGGGAACTGGCAGCCCTGCTCGACCGCCCCATCGCCCTGTTCGGGCACAGCATGGGCGCGGTCGCCGCATACGAAGTGGCCCGGATTCTGGAGCAGCACCACGGCGTGACCCCGTTGCGGCTGTTCGTGTCCGGCAGACACGTGCCGGGCGAGCACCGAGGCGACGAAATACACCGGCGTGACGACGCCGGACTGGTGGCGGAACTGGTCCGCGTCGGCGGCGCCGGGGCGGACGTCCTGGCCGCCAGCCCCGAGCTGTGGCCGGTTTTCCTGCCCGCGATCCGCGACGACTACCGGCTTGAGGAGACCTACCGGCACCGGCCGGGCGCCCCGCTGCGCGCGCCGGTCACTGCCCTCGTCGGCGAAGACGACCAAGAGGTCACGCCGGACGAGGCGGGCCGGTGGAGCCACTACACGTCGGGACCATTCGCCCTGCACGTCATGCCGGGCGATCACTTCTTCCCCGCGCAGCACACGACGGCACTGCTCGATCTGATGCTGCGCGAACTCGATGCCCAGGAGGCCCCCCGGTGA